The sequence below is a genomic window from Nicotiana tomentosiformis chromosome 6, ASM39032v3, whole genome shotgun sequence.
TGTTTGTCAAGCAAACATGTGGCAGCAAAGACACGTAGGAGATGATTCATTAAACATATGACATCGGATCCAAGCATATGATCGGTGTTGTATGAGTTCCGAAAATATCACCGGAGAGACGAAATTGAAAGCAAGATACCGGTTGAAGAAGGCAATATTAAAGGAGCAGCCGTTACGGAGAATCCTAGCATTTACACTCAACTGTTATGCAACTATCAAGATGGGTCTTTATTCACCTTAAATAGaagcttgatttggggatttTATCTCCCCAAATTTAGCTATAAATAGAGAAATTTGTACCCATTGAAGGACACAAAATACTAGTCTAAAAAAAGTATTACTCTCTTATTATGTTAACATTATTTTGCTAAGTActttgttcttgatattgttctTGCTTCCGGGGAAGCTCAATTCAAGGCTCAAactcatattttcttcaattactCTTAATTTATTCACTtttgtttattattattttattttattggatCAATTTAATTTACGTGTctataaattatattaaaaaatcAACTATACCATATTACGGGTAAACAAATACTTTGATACTGTTATTAGTTTACCCGATAAGACAAATTAATGCCTTAAGTGATCAAGAAGATAACATGATAATTAATGAGTTTTTTGTTCAGGAGCTTAAATGAATTGTAAGTAATGCCTTAACCTACTGGATTTGTGTACGAATAAATGCTTTAGCCATTCGTCCACAGATTGTATTTTGTAATATTATATATATCAGCTTCTGAAAATTAAGAATAATATGAAAACTTAGAAGATAGCGGGGTACTTGGCTAAAAGTGCATCCTCATAATGCTGTCGAAATAGTTAACAAAATTTCTTTATCAAAAAATAGTTAACAAAACCACAAGCACAGTTTTCCTAGGCAAAGAAAATAATGCTGTCAAAATAGTTAACAAAATTTCTTTATCAAAAAATAGTTAACAAAACCACAAGCACAGTTTTCCTAGGCAAAGAAAATACGGTGACTATCGAGTAATTTACAGGGGAAAAAAGACAATCAACTGCAAGACATCCATTTTGgcaaataaaataaagaagaatTTTCATAAACCAATATAGTTTAGAGCCTAGTAATTATAGTTTGCCTAATTACCATTCGTAGCTACTATTCAATTGTTACTAATTTGTATCACTTGTATTCAAACGCGCAACAAATACAACCTCTGTCAACTGTATTTGttcgcgcaacgaatacaacGTGTATCAACTGTATTCATTCGCGCAATTATATTCATTCGTGCAAGGAATACAATATGTATCAATTGTAACCAAGGCAAAATACAAGGGTGTATACAAAGAATACAACTTGTATCGAGTGTATACATGGGTGTATACAAAGGATATAACATGTATCGATTATATTTTTTTGCGCAACGAGTACAACTAAAGCGAAATATAGAAAAAcaggaaaataaaatattcttGTTAAGAGTTGAACTCAAGACCTCCGCTAACTAAGCAGATGCTCTAACCAACAATTTAGCTTCAAAGTTTAGTCAAATTGACTCTTGATAAGGGAAATGtgtcatctaatttgaaacagaaagagtcattttttcttcttctttaaataTGACATCATTTACGGAAAATTCTGCGTACGCCACTAAccgtagtagttgttgttgttgttgctacatcAAGGTAAAAATCAAGTTCATTTTATTATGTTATCCGAACCAAGTAATTCTATATTTAACTTGTCTTCCTCTTGTTATTCTCTTTTAGGAATATGGGTGTATCTTTGTCTCTTTGTTGGAAAAGGTTTTCTTCTAAATAAGGCAGTTGCATAAATTCTAAGAGAACTTTAAAAACAATCTGGCATGAACTGTTCTAGTGCAATTTGCAGCATTAGATGTTTCTTATACGTCCAATATTTTGACGTGACAGCATTAGCTATTGAAATAATTTATTCTAACAGCAAGCATAACAtcttgtatggtgatttttgtaTTATATGGCATTCTAATTCCATGAGTTGCAGCTAATGCCTTTATAGAATTGCAAAAGTCAGGGTTGTTATAGATGTAAGAACCTTTTTTCCAAAGAAAGAGCTAAATCAGGAAAAGTTGGAAGTAAAGAGGCTCTATAATCTATACGAACATGTGGTTCAgtcgagtatatatatataacttctgTGCGACCGTACAAATTTCGTATATCTCCTAATTAGACATACAATAATAAGCAGTAATTGTTTAAATAGCAATCCTAATAATTTGATAGTCCAATAACCTATTATAATCGGTTAAAATATATTGATGCTGTAAAAATTTATTGCGTTTAAGTATAATCTGTTTCAACATTTCTTGCTTGAGAAGACTTTGCAATGTGCCGAAATTTGCTCTATAGTCAGTAGGAGTCGAAGGAGATAAGTGCGTGGTGTGTCCTTCTGAGCTAGCTTCTAATTCAAGCCTTCCAATATCTACGGTAGAATCATTATACTAGAATCATTTTCTAGCTTTTGGAGCAAAGCCCTATTTCTCAACACAGCTAAACCGATTCCCAACCACTCCCCAATTTTTGTCATGTTTGtaccttcttttattttttcgttCTTTATTTTATAAGAGTTGGTTTAATTTCATATATACTCCATTCTTCAAGTAATGGGTTCCTGTTTAGCTCTTCTAATTACATTAATACTGCATGGTTAAACAATTAATAGCACACAGATTTCAAACCCTCATGCATGTGATgacaaatgaaagaaaaataagaatGTTCGATAGGAGTATATTAGTATACTGTATATATTTATTTGTATCATGCATGGAGTTTAATTACTCATGTATTTACCGAAGAAAGTAAATTATTGGTATTAGATTAATGACTGCAATCAAAAGGTTtgatttgaacaaataaaaagtcGATAGATTTTGAAATAAGATTATTATCTTAGAATGAGAGACAAGTACATGGGCAAGAATAAAAAATTGTAACGCACATGAGACGTGTGCACTCATATGAAGGCGAAAAACCAATACGGGCTTGCGTATGCAAATAAAATGAATTACCATTCCTATCAACCGAATAAGGACCTTCTCTTCTTCATGGCTAAAAAATTCTCAACAACTCTCTCCTAAACCTTTCCCTTAATGCATTCTGTAAATATAAAAACCCTATGCCCTTCCTTTAATTCCCATAACACATTCTCTTCCAATCATCCACCAGATCGAGAAGCTATTAATTCATTTTTCTTCTCTACTCCGCATAAACGAAAACCAAAACAGAAGAAGGGAAAAGATAAACAATCATATGGATCCTGTAGTAATTTACTTTGGAATAGCAGCTGCAACTACAGTTTATCTCCTCTGGTTCTGGCTCTTAGCCCAAAGGCTCACGGGTCCAAAAGTGTGGCCACTAGTCGGTAGCCTCCCCTACACCTTCATGAACAGAAGAAGATTCCACGACTGGATTTCTGAAAATCTACGTTCCACAGGTGGAGCTGCTACATATCAAACGTCCACCATTTGCATACCATTTCTTGCTTGGAAACAAGGGTTCTATACTGTCACATGTCACCCAAAGAACATCGAACACATCCTTCGAACCaggtttaatttatttatttttttaattctaaaAATACTATTAGTAGAATTAATGTATTTTTTCCAATTCTTTCTAGGTCTTTTAGTCCTGTAAGAAATTTATACAATACTTATTATAGTGAACTTCGggtacttttttatttttattttatacacctatttcctttttagtctgttttTGAAAGGATAATCACTTTCTACATTTCAAATAAACTATTAATTTTACCATTAATAAAAGtatttatagctatacaaatAATATGATATGTGTAAGAGCACAAGTTTCAAAAAATTTTATATTTACATAAATGTTATGACTTCTTTAAAATCACAAGTTTCAAAGTATTCATTTCTTTATCAAAATGTTGTGCACAATCAAAACGATTTACATATATTAAAATGGAGGAGTATATTATTGGTCTACGAGGAAGTTGAATGGAATGATATTAAGAATATGTATTAGCCTATATCAACTTGTTTGAAGCGTAGTTATTCTTAACTTGTTGATGCATTATACATATTTAAAGGGAAAAAATATCTTCATATGCAGCTAGCAttatgcttcttttttttttgtacttTATTTGTTTGCTACTTGATTTTCCTGCATGTAGGTTTGATAATTATCCCAAAGGGCCAACATGGCAAAGTGCATTCGATGACCTCTTGGGTCAAGGTATATTCAACAGCGACGGTGACACGTGGCTCATGCAGAGGAAAACCGCAGCTCTTGAGTTTACAACCCGGACACTTCGACAAGCCATGAACCGGTGGGTGAACCGGACCATCAGAACTCGTTTATGGGTAATTTTGGATAAAGCTGCTAAGGAGAAAAGTCCTGTCGAATTACAAGATTTATTGCTACGTTTAACTTTTGATAATATTTGCGGACTTACTTTTGGTAAAGACCCTGAAACACTTTCCCCTAAAATGCCTGAAAATCCATTTGCTATAGCTTTTGATTCAGCCACTGAGGCCACAATGCAAAGACTTTTATACCCTTATTTTCTGTGGAGGttgaaaaaaattttaggcattgGAGCTGAAAAAAGATTACAAAAAAGCCTCCAAGTTGTCGAAAATTACATTTCGGAGGCATTGGAATCACGTAAGGAAAGTCCATCCGATGATTTATTGTCACGTTTTATGAAGAAAAAGGACGTAAACGGCAATTCCTTCCCAAGTGATGTACTAAAACGCATTGCTTTAAACTTTGTCCTAGCTGGACGTGACACGTCATCAGTGGCTATGAGCTGGTTCTTCTGGAACGTCATGAACAACCGCCACGTGGAAAATaagataattgaagaaatatcaACTGTTTTAAAAGAAAGCCGTGGTGAAGATTACGAAAAATGGATTGAAGAGCCATTGGTTTTTGATGAAGCTGATAAATTGATTTATCTAAAAGCAGCTTTAGCTGAGACTTTACGTTTGTACCCTTCAGTCCCTGAAGATTTCAAATATGTCATTTCTGATGATGTTTTGCCAGATGGCACGTGGGTCCCAGCCGGTTCGACTGTGACTTATTCTATTTACTCTGTGGGGAGAATGAAAACGGTTTGGGGAGAGGATTGCATGGAGTTTAAACCGGAAAGATGGCTCTCGACCGGAAGAGACCGGTTCGAACCGCCAAAGGATGGGTATAAATTTGTGGCATTTAATGGTGGACCGAGAACTTGCTTAGGCAAAGATTTGGCTTATCTCCAGATGAAATCTGTGGCTGCTGCTATATTGCTTCGTTACCGGCTTTTACCGGTTCCAGGTCATAAAGTTGAACAGAAAATGTCTCTAACTTTGTTCATGAAGAATGGGCTTAAAGTTTACTTGAATCCTCGTGAACTTGCACCTGCAGCTCCAAAGGTCGCTATGTCTGCTTGAATAAATGGTATTATGGGAACTGAGAATACTTTTGAGGATGTAATTATGCAATATATGCATGGTCAAATGGTAATATTGGTGATTTTATAATTGTATTTACTTTTAATTATCATATTTTCAGTTTTTCATTGTGTTTGTTGATCTGTATGGTTACTTCGAATCATGAGTTTAAGAATGATTTATTACTTTTTATTCATATGTTCCTCATATTCGAATAAAAATTCaagtttatatttttataactGCTGTATGATGATAGTAAATATGTCCCCGCTGACTTACTTTTGAGTACCAAACAAACGACATAGATTAGCACAAGAAGGGCTTGCGAGAAATTTAAAGTAAAACTTGTATTATTAGTACTACTAGTATCTACGAATAGTAAGAATTAAGAAAAAGCACGTTAGATTTAATAGGTCCAAGCGGATAGTACTAAAGCATTTATGCTTGATTGGAATTGCATGCAACGTAACAAGGAAAATGTTTGATTAGTGGAATTAATTAGTCTTAAACCCTAATTGTTATAGAAAATAAGTAcgtaaaaacttatacatgtattcAGGGCCGGTACCACAGTACCAACTACGAGTTCGGtcgaacccagtagctttggttCAAACCAGGGGCGGATCTATAGCCCAGTGTATGGGGCACGTGAACCCTTGGTCTTTCCGTCAAACTatgtattttatgtacatattttttaGAATTGATCAAATATTACCTAGTGGCATCCATGTTCCCAAAAGGCTAAATTATGCACTTGGTTGAATACTAAGTTATTTAGCTAGAGGAATAGGGATCAATTCTCACTTAATACTTTTATTTTTCCCCTTTTTAGTAGTGCACCCATATTATAAAAATCTTAGATCCACCTCTGGTTCAAACCTTATATTTATCTTTTAAAACTTCATTAATTATATACAAATATCAATTTTGAACCCAAGTAACTTAAAAGAATTAGAATCTCGAACTCATAGGATTGAaatcctagctccgcctctgCATGTATTAAAAACACAAGGCATCCTTTGAAGGTTTTAATTTATATCCATGGaaagtataaaaaaaattaaactgtTACTTGATATAGAAGATTAcaagtaattttatttttttatgataCTAATTTCACTTATTATGATTCTTACATTTATGTTTTGAATTAGCAAATGTACAAAAACACCATCAGTGTATAAACTCTGAGTAGCATTGGTACACAGAGTACAAAATACTGTATGTCAATATTGATGTATCCACCTCCCTTTAATTGGTTGGTGAATCAAGGACGAAATATATTTTGCTTCCTTGGGGGAAATCTTATGATCCCTGGTTAAAGTCAGAAAATTTACTTTTATTCTGGTACAAGTCAAATTGTTCCCACCTATCTGCAACTAATTCAGCTTGCACTTCTTTAAAATCTGAATTCATGACCAATCATGCCTTTCTGGTAGCAAGTTTCTCCAGCATAAAACAAAGTCGTTGAGTTGCTGCCCGTGGAGTCACTTGATATCTCAATATCCAATATTACTATTTCTCTCTATGGAGAGAGCATCAACCAATTGGACATAGACCTTTACTAAGTAAGATAAAATAACCTACCTAGATTCAAAGACAAATTCGAGATTTTGAAGTTTTTGGATTCCTACATCAACCTCAAGTTCATACTAGCTACAATGATAATTGGGTTTACACTAAACTATTTATAGATAAtcagttaatatatatatatatatatatatatatatatatatatataaagaagctCTAGCTAAAAACTACTGAATTCACATGCCACTATAAATTAACATATACGGTATAAAGAAGATCTAGCTAAAAGCTACtagattcacataaaaatttaaCCGACCTTCTAGATATGCTCTTGTCGCGACCCACCAAGAACCGGTCCGCCGGTTGTTGATCCTTGGCCTAGGCTGGTTCAAGCTTTTTAAGTAGAAAATAGCTTGGGATAGTCACTTTTTAATATggtatttaatttttatccaatatttttaatgctgagcaaaATTAGCcattactctattaaaattaatacgaaaagacgTTTTTACTCTTTCTTCatgagtgctgtgtaaatattaaggacatggcatctttaacatttacactgcacacatgaagttaaggacgccatatgcttaacatttacactgcacatatgaagttaaggatatgATATCCTAAAATTTAACAACGGAAGGTGTATATACATGACACTttatccttaacatttacacaacattcatgaagttaaggacaccatgtccttaatatttacacaacattcataaagttaaggacactatgtccttaacatttacactgcacacatgaagttaaggacaccatgtccttaacatttacactgcacatatgaagttaaggacatgaggtcctaacatttaacaacagaaggtgcaaatacaagttaaggacattatgtccttaacatttacatttcacatatgaagttaaggacgtcatgtccttaacatttacactgcacatgtgaagttaaggacatgatgtcctaaagtttaacaacgaaaGGTGAAAATATAAGACACTaaatccttaatatttacacagcattcatgaagttaaggacaccatgtccttaatatttacacagcacccATGTCTAGCACAAGGATATTTTTATTCGGGCGGATAAAAATCTATTAAGCACTGGTTAAAAagtaaatacattttaaacagtgggtaaagagtaaagacatctctaatGAGTGGCTAACCGTACACTTCCCCCGCATTTTAAGGGGGAAGTACACAAATAATTactaattagagatgtctttaTTTTTTAGCCACTGTTTtaaatgtatttactctttagcgagtgtttaataaatttttacccgcCCGAACAAAAATGCCCACGTGCTAGATATgggtgatgtgtaaatattaaggacatagtgtccttaacttcatgagtgttgtgtaaatattaaggacaaagtgtcatgtatttgcaccttctactgttaaactttaggacatcatgtacTCAACTTCATATgtacagtgtaaatgttaaggacgtggtgtccataggtgttgtgtaaatattaaggatatggtgtccttaacttcatgagtgttgtgtaaatattaaggacaaagtgtcctgtatttgcatcTTATgatgttaaactttaggacatcatgttcttaacttcatatgtgcagtgtaaatattaagaacGTGGtctccttaacttcatgtgtgcaatgtaaatgttaaggatataatgtccttaacttgtatttacAACTTCTGttattaaactttaggacatcatgtccttaacttcatatgtgcagcgtaaatgttaaggacatagtgtccttaacttcatgtgtgcaatgtaaatgttaagaaaataatgtcattaacttgtatttaaactttaggacatcatgtccttaccTTCATATGTattgtgtaaatgttaaggacgtgATGTCCATAACTTTATGTGTGCaatataaatgttaaggacataatgtccttaacttgtatttgcaacttctgttgttaaactttaggacattatgtccttaacttcatatgtgcagcataaatattaaggacatagtgtccttaacttcatgtgtgcaatgtaaatattaaggacataatgtccttaacttgcaTTTgtaccttctgttgttaaactttaggacatcatatccttaacttcatatgtgcagtataaatgttaaggacatggtgtccttaacttcatgtgtgcattgtaaatgttaaggacatagtatccttaactttatgagtattgtgtaaatattaaggacatagtattcttaactttatgagtattgtgtaaatattaaggacatagtgtccttaacttcatgagtgatatgtaaaatattaaggatatggtgttcttaacttcatgagtgatgtgtaaaataTTAAGACATGGTTTGTCCTTAATATTTGCACAACACTCATgaaattaaggacaccatgtccttaatatttacacatcactcatgaagaaagggtaaaaatgactttttgtattaattttaatagagtagtggctatttttgctcaatATTAAAAATATTGGCTAAAAAGTAAATACCACTTTAAAAAGTGGCTATCCCACGCCATTTCTTGGCATTTTAACTAGCCGGTTAAGCAGAGGCCCAGCCTTGATCGAAACAAGCCCTGTTAGGCCCAGCTTAACAAGGCCATCCTTGGGCCGGGCTGGTCCAATAGTTAAGTAATTTAGCACTACATATAACGAAGGGAATCTAAACAAAAGACCACGTAGGATGATTTGATAAGAAACACAGATCACTAAAGTTGTAAGTTCAATATTCCGAAGCTAGGAATTGTATCCTCGCCGttcatttaaaaataaaaaagaatagaAAAGGGGAAACACTTCACAATGATATAGTTCAATAAAGTGATTATCATCAATAGGGTTGTTTTTTAGCTTATCATCCCACTAATCAGAATGGCATTAAGGTGGACCTGCTGTTCGCCATAGTGCCTGTGGCATGTTTATCACCGCAAAATTAGATAATCCCACGAGCAACTATGCAAAACCCTACCTATCTTTATAATTGTCGTTCATTAAGTAGAATTTAAGGAGCCAATAATGCCTGCAAAGTGATTTTGACTTATGAGCTGTTACTAACTTTTTATTGGTCATGTTCTCTTAGTAAGAAGTATTTTTATATCCCCGTAAGCATATTTGACACAAATCAAAATAAATCAGGACAATAAGTTTCGGATATCGATCGATTCCCtaaagcaaaaaataaaacaTTGAGATTTGAGCTACTCAATCAAAAGATGGTGTAAGAGGAATCATTTAGTTTGTCACTAGTATAAATTATTAGTACTGTTGGTCTTTGGCTTGTACATAGTAGTAGTAGACAAAATGATCTATGTAGCAGCACACGTGGGGTCTTTGCAAACTCAGTCCTCAGCATATCACTCATCAACTTCTCTTTATATTCATCATCTTTTTAGTGCATGCAATACAGAGAATTGTATCACAGTAGCAGCGATAGAGTATTCAAGATACTACCAACTAAGCAAAAGTATAGGGTAGGCCCTTGTGATATTCATACTTAATCTTTCATGTCCCTACTTGGAAAAACTTTGTAGTCCACCacccaaaaaatacaaaatagaAGGTGTAATATTCATCTAAGATATATGTCGATTGTCGGTAGCTTTATGCCAATTACATGGCGCCAAATGAAGAAGAAAACTTAAGAGAGACCATAGAGTAAAAGCAGAGAAGGTGAAACAAACTTTGACATAAATGAAGTTGTTGTTGTACGTACCAGCGGCGTATCCAGAATTTTCATCGGGggtatcaaaatataaataattagatatatCGAAAAGTCAAGAAAAGTCAACGTACAATTAAATCtacataaaattaaaaaaattatctaGCGATATAGTGTAATTTTTCCGGCGAAGAAGTATCGCTTAACACCCCTTGGTTCAATGTGACTCAACCACTGGTACGTACCCGTAGAAAATAAGAACCGATAGCTGTAAGCAGTACCACTTGATAAGTACTTTTTCCATCCTAATTTATGTGTTATACTTTGTTTTTAGTTTGTCTAAAAGAGAACGGCATACTTTTTATTTAAAAAGAGTTTcagtttaaattttttattttaattaaaataagaTAATTTATAGGTATATAAATACTTATAACTTAGTTTAcaattacaagtttcaaaagatTTTTACTTTTCTTAATTTTCATGTCAAGTAACACACCCCCATATAAATAAAAAATGGTACTCCCTACTTTTTATTGTTTCACCTAC
It includes:
- the LOC104120792 gene encoding cytochrome P450 86A1; translation: MDPVVIYFGIAAATTVYLLWFWLLAQRLTGPKVWPLVGSLPYTFMNRRRFHDWISENLRSTGGAATYQTSTICIPFLAWKQGFYTVTCHPKNIEHILRTRFDNYPKGPTWQSAFDDLLGQGIFNSDGDTWLMQRKTAALEFTTRTLRQAMNRWVNRTIRTRLWVILDKAAKEKSPVELQDLLLRLTFDNICGLTFGKDPETLSPKMPENPFAIAFDSATEATMQRLLYPYFLWRLKKILGIGAEKRLQKSLQVVENYISEALESRKESPSDDLLSRFMKKKDVNGNSFPSDVLKRIALNFVLAGRDTSSVAMSWFFWNVMNNRHVENKIIEEISTVLKESRGEDYEKWIEEPLVFDEADKLIYLKAALAETLRLYPSVPEDFKYVISDDVLPDGTWVPAGSTVTYSIYSVGRMKTVWGEDCMEFKPERWLSTGRDRFEPPKDGYKFVAFNGGPRTCLGKDLAYLQMKSVAAAILLRYRLLPVPGHKVEQKMSLTLFMKNGLKVYLNPRELAPAAPKVAMSA